The nucleotide window CGAAGTGCTGCATACCGCCCACAAGGAAGAGAGTTCGGTTCAGGCCTGAACCCTTCCTGGCCAGAAACTGGAAACGGTGCGCAATGCGCACCGTTTTTCGTTTCTGGCATTCAGCTTGTCGCACCACGCAATTCGACTTCGAATACCAGCGGTGTGAACGGCGCGATCAAGTCGCCGGCACCGTCGGCGCCATACGCTTGCGCCGATGGAATCACCAGGCGCCATTTCGCGCCGACCGGCATGTTTTGCAAGGCAGTGCGCCAGCCCGTGATCACACTATCAAGACTGAACCACTGCGGCTGGCTGTTCTGGTCGAACACTGTGCCGTCAGGCAAGCGACCGATATACAGCACCTGCACTTTGCCGTTCGGACCTGCCTTGGCGCCGGTGCCCGGCGCCAGCTCTGTCAGCAATATTCCATCCGCCAGTTCGCGAACCCCTGGTTTGGCTTTTTCTTCAGTGAGAAAACGCCGTTCCTTTTCGAGGGCGACTTCGCTTTGCGCGACTGCGGGTTGCTCGGCAGTCTGTGCTTCGTGCTCGGCAAGAATCTGTTCGATCCGCTCGTCTTTCAGTGCCAGCGGCTTACCTTGATAGGCTTGCTGCAAACCGTCGAGCAGCGCCTGAAGTTGCAGATCCGGAACCTCCTGGCGCAAGCGTTCGCCAAGGCTCGCACCCAGGCTGTAAGCGAGATCGTGAGCGTCATTCGTGGAGGTTTTTTCGGCGGCCTGAGCCATGGGAAAAAACACGCACAGCGATAAAAAAAGGTAGCGCGACATGGGCACTCTCCGACCTGAGATGCGCAGGATTATGCCAGTGTGAATGCGCTCGAAGGTGAACTGGTTTTGCGTAAGTGCAGAACATTTTTACTTCGTTGCAACGTAGCGCTTTCGATACTGTCAACATGCCCTAGCGGCGGTTGCAGCAGAGGTCTAGTATGAGCCGCATTCACGTCAGCCAGGAGGTAAACCATGTCGGCCACCAAGAAGCCAGTAAATACTCCGTTGCACTTACTCCAACAACTCTCGGGCAGCCTGCTCGAGCATTTGGAAAACGCTTGTTCCCAAGCCTTGGCTGATGCTGAAAAACTGCTCGCCAAACTGGAAAAGCAGCGCGGAAAAGCGCAGGAAAAACTGCACAAGTCTCGCACCAAATTGCAGGACGCTGCGGCGGCCGGCAAAGCCAAGGCACAAGCCAAGGCCAAAGAGGCGGTGAAAGAACTTGAGGACCTGCTCGACGCCCTCAAGAATCGTCAGTCCGAAACTCGCAGCTACATCCTGCAACTCAAACGCGACGCTCAAGAAAGCCTGAAACTGGCCCAGGGCGTCGGTCGTGTTCAAGAGGCTGTCGGCAAGGCGTTGTCCCTGCGTTCGGCCAAGCCTACTGCGGCACCTGCGAAGAAAGCCGCTGCCAAACCGGCTGCTGCAAAAGCACCGGCCAAGCCTGTCGCCAAACCGGCTGCCAAAGCACCGGTAAAAGCCGCAGCAAAACCTGCGGCGAAAAAAACAGTCGCTGCCAGCGCTGCGAAACCAGCAGCTAAAACGGCGGCTGCCAAACCTGCCACCAAGCCAGCTGCTGCCAAAACAGCTGCTGCTAAACCTGCTGCAAAAACCACCGCTGCCAAACCCGCCGTGGCGAAAACCGCAGCTGCAAAACCGGCCGCTAAACCAGCAGCCAAAACTGCCGCCGTAAAACCAGCTGCCAAGCCAGCCGCCAAACCTGTCACGGCTAAAACAGCTGCTGCCAAGCCTGCTGCAAAACCGGCGGCGAAACCCGCCGCTAAACCTGCTGCTGCGAAACCTGCCGTCGCTGCCAAGCCAGCCACTGCCGCCAAGCCAGCTGTAGCGAAACCAGCAGCCAAACGTGCCGCTGCCAAACCGGCTGTAAAACCTGCCGCCAAGCCAGCCGTGAAAAAGCCAGTAGTTGCTGCGAAGCCGACTGCCGCACCTGCTGCCAAGCCAGCAACCCCGGCTCCGGCTGCGGCGGTCCCGGCAGCCACTACCTCGACAGCTTCGCCTGCGCCAACGCCAGCCGTGTCGTCGAGCACCACCCCAACCAGCGCTTCCTAAGTGCCGGTTACCGCGACGCGCAGCTGATGCAGCGCGTCGCGGTCCAGGTTGGCGGCGCCTGCCGCCATACCTTCCAGCCAGGTCGAGAGATCGTTCGTCTCATCCTGCGGCCAGCCCTGCGCCAGTCGTTCCAGCCGCAACAACAGTTGCCGCTCGGCTTCCAGTTCCAGTGTTTTGACTTGCTCGCGCAACGTATTCAGTTCGGCGTCCTCCGCCGCGTCGGCTTTCCATTGCCTGCGCAACGCCCGTAGCGGTCGCACGACATCCGCGTCCCAGGGGGTGACCACATCGCGAAGTTGCTGCAATCGTTGTTCGTTACAGGCGACGCCCCGCTGTCCCAGCCACAATCCACAGAGCAGCAGGCACACGTTCACCCCCGCCGACTGCAATTGCAGGCAGGCGTCTTCAACGCCGGGACGGGCGTAAGTGTCGAGGGAAAAGCTCCACAGGTCAGAGGACATAGTGCTACTCGCGCCAGTTGCGAGCGAAGCTGGTAGACTCCGCCGCCATTATGATTCGACTTCAGAACCTGACTTTACAGCGTGGCCCGCAACGTCTGCTAGAAGACGCCGAGCTGACCCTGCACGCCGGCCACAAAGCCGGCCTCATCGGTGCCAACGGCGCCGGCAAATCGAGCCTGTTCGCCTTGCTTCGGGGCGAGCTGCACCCGGACTCGGGTGACTGCTTT belongs to Pseudomonas sp. B21-015 and includes:
- a CDS encoding AlgP family protein — translated: MSATKKPVNTPLHLLQQLSGSLLEHLENACSQALADAEKLLAKLEKQRGKAQEKLHKSRTKLQDAAAAGKAKAQAKAKEAVKELEDLLDALKNRQSETRSYILQLKRDAQESLKLAQGVGRVQEAVGKALSLRSAKPTAAPAKKAAAKPAAAKAPAKPVAKPAAKAPVKAAAKPAAKKTVAASAAKPAAKTAAAKPATKPAAAKTAAAKPAAKTTAAKPAVAKTAAAKPAAKPAAKTAAVKPAAKPAAKPVTAKTAAAKPAAKPAAKPAAKPAAAKPAVAAKPATAAKPAVAKPAAKRAAAKPAVKPAAKPAVKKPVVAAKPTAAPAAKPATPAPAAAVPAATTSTASPAPTPAVSSSTTPTSAS
- a CDS encoding FKBP-type peptidyl-prolyl cis-trans isomerase, translating into MSRYLFLSLCVFFPMAQAAEKTSTNDAHDLAYSLGASLGERLRQEVPDLQLQALLDGLQQAYQGKPLALKDERIEQILAEHEAQTAEQPAVAQSEVALEKERRFLTEEKAKPGVRELADGILLTELAPGTGAKAGPNGKVQVLYIGRLPDGTVFDQNSQPQWFSLDSVITGWRTALQNMPVGAKWRLVIPSAQAYGADGAGDLIAPFTPLVFEVELRGATS
- a CDS encoding TIGR02444 family protein, yielding MSSDLWSFSLDTYARPGVEDACLQLQSAGVNVCLLLCGLWLGQRGVACNEQRLQQLRDVVTPWDADVVRPLRALRRQWKADAAEDAELNTLREQVKTLELEAERQLLLRLERLAQGWPQDETNDLSTWLEGMAAGAANLDRDALHQLRVAVTGT